In the genome of Brachypodium distachyon strain Bd21 chromosome 3, Brachypodium_distachyon_v3.0, whole genome shotgun sequence, the window CTGCTGCCAAAATTCACAAGATGTTACAAAAGCCAGAAATGAGTCTCTTTCCTCGCTTTGGAACAGATAAGCAGTGCCCACTCCTATTTTTGACACCCTGCATGTAACCCTAGAAGGAGATGAAAGAATCCAGTAAAAGCCAACATCATCTGTCTACACGGATCTGTCAACCGATGCGGGGACAATCGGACAAGCAGAGAAAGCGTAGAGAAGAAAATGTAGCAGACGCAAATCACCATTAGTGAAGGGCGAGAcaccaaaaaacaaaactttACACCAACTGGGCCGCCTCTAAGAGACACTGCCCCATGCTTATACTGCCTCTAAGGGACTCTGCCCCATGCTTATACCGCCCAAGACGGAGTTCATCGGTTCAACATGAATCAGGCATCCTAAATATTATCAGAAAGTATATgtaccagcaccagcaccagcctTCTGTTGTTATGTATGGCTTGATCCAATGGTTTCCTTCTCAAATCGCTTGATCTCTCCCGCCAAACGCTTCAAATTATAATCATACACAAAAGGGGCACCCTCAAACATAATTTGACTGCCATTGGCTGGTTTCGCAACAAATTTCTTGCAAGGCTCTCCCAAGACATTGATGGAGTTGTGAAAGTGGTAGTATCTGATCACATTTTCCGTGTCATGGGTTGACCTACCATATAGATTTTGTGACAGGTGCACCCCTGCAGAGTACGTATTTCGTGCCTGTACCGCGTACTTGCGATCTCGCCGAGGTTTGACAACTGCGTTGAAGAAAACAAACTTCTCAAACCCCCATTCCCTGCATAGCAATGGCACCATACAGATACAACGTTAGTTCAGTTTAAATGTTGCTATTAAACATAAAACAGCAAGAGTAAATTAATCTGAAAACTGAAATCAACAGCAAATTGTTCCCAGTGCAAATACGGATGGTCCAAAATTGTCTGTGAATAAAGCAGTTCTCCACCCAAATGGATACTCCCAACGCTTCTGCCCACCCATTTTAATACATATGCCAGTGGTACATGTCCTTAAAATATTTGATCGGTATAACATTTTCAGGCTTCTAAattctaatactccctccgatctatattacttgtcgcagctttgtctagatacgcatgtaccTACACAATGAAacacatctagatacatgcttGTCTAGATAAAACTGTGACAAGTAATACgggttggagggagtaccaattaTGGTCAATGGTTGCTTGGTATGCATAGAAATTGTGGTCTGTGGGCAATTGTAATGACCTGAGttcaaaaaaacatgtcatgcaaCAAATACACTTACACTTTCGTAGTGTAAACAAGGGTTAGCATGGGGTTGAAATGCATTTGGTAATAGAGATATACACGTGTGAGCTTCACTTCCAGTATCTCCCAACATTTAAAACTTTTGACCCTACATGGGGCTGAACTCATCTTCATTTCTGGCAGGGTATGAAAGCAGTGACCTTTGTTTAGCCTAATGATGCTTTACTAAGATTTTTGGCTCAATTGTGAAAGCTGTATAACATAACTTGTGAAAACAATGACCTTTGTTAAATCTAGTGATGCTTTACTATGAGTCTATGATTACTTTGTTTGCGAAAGCTAACGATGCTTTACTAACCTTTTTGGCTCAATGGTGAAAGCTGGAGAACAAAAGTGAAAGGGTCACCAGCATGTTACTTTGGAGGATTCAATTTGAGTATCGGACCAAGAAAATTTAACCAACCTTACATGAAAGTTACAAGATCAAAATCAAAGAGGACAGTGCCCAATTTATCCACGAACTGCATAAGCAAGTAACTGATGCCTTAACTGCATTGAGAATGTCTGTTtgactaaacataaacaacacaATGCACGTTCTATGGACGAAGGATATTATTAGAGAATGCTAACAAACCAGCAAACAAATCATTTTTCCTACAGCGTGAACCTGATGGCTGTAGCCTAATTTAGGATGCACCGTGGCAGAGATGACGATTTAAAACTAAATATAGTAAAATGGAAGTAGCAGTGGAAAAAAGCTACCAAAAATTAACAGATACAGGATATGAAACACACACCTTGATGAATCCTTGCTGGGATTCTTCAGGCAGAGCTTGCTGGACATGGGATTCTGCTTGATGGTCAATTGTGTGTACCCTGAGAGGTTGCCGAGCACCTGATCAAGAGTCCGCCCATTTGGCAGGTACATGTACTCATCAAcgtcgaagaagaaggtccAATTCGCTGCGTGGCGGTACCGATGCAGGCAGTCGTTCACCACCAAGAACTGGTTGTAGTAGTAGCTGTCGTACTCGGCCTCCGCCCGGACGTCCTGTACCGTGAGCCGGCCCGCCCTGACCCACGGATCCAGCACCGCCTTCACCTCCGGGCTGAAGCCGCTGGCGTCGTGGAAGACGAAATGCGACCTGGGCCCGAAGAAGTGCGCGTGGTACGCCATCCACTCGCGCATGCGGCTGGCGCTGAGATTGCCGTACAGCGAGGAGCCGCAGTAGAGGTAGTCGTACTGGAACGGCGGGCTGAAGCGGGACTCGTCGTAGGACCCGGGCGCCTCCTCGAGCGCCACGAAGCGCTCGTACCGGCGGGAGTGGATGGAGTAGTAGGCGTGGACGAGGAGCTTGCCGCCGGCGTTGTCGACGTTGGGGTTGGAGGGGAACGTGCAGTTGACGACGACGGTGGTGTAGACGCGGCCGTATCCCCAGTccgggagcatcttgtacGCCTTGGTCCGGACGGGCCGCGgggccgggtcggcggcgctggggTTGGGCAGCCACTCGCACTTGAAGTAAGGGGTGCCGAAGACATGGGTGGGCTTGGACGCCAGCCCCACAATGGCGAACGTCCGCGGGCCGCCCCGGTACGCCCCAAACTGCACGaacagcgccgccgcgctgccgtATGGCCGCAGCGCCCGCTTGTTCGGGTccacggccggcgccggcctaAGCACCCGCTTGTTCTGGTTCTCCACGCGCGCAGGCCTAGCCGGCCGGGCGGGCACAGTAGCAATGTTGGCGGGCACATCAGAAGTCGCGGCCGTACCTTTGATGGGGATGGAGTCGGAAGAGGCGACCTCATTgttgacggcggcgacggttgtggagaggaggaagcaggGAGGCGCGTTGGCGGAGGAGCGGGCCGCGGCCATGAACGAGCCGTAGGGCTGGAGCTGCCACAGCCCCAGCAACAGCGTCAGGAACGCGAGCGAGACCACGAACAACTTGATGTCGACGCACGCGATGACAaacgctccgccgccgccgccgccggggtcTTTCCTCGCGTTCTGCTTCATGGTGTGGCCGgccgcagctcctcctcggccctTTTTCCCCGACGGCGCCGATGTCGGCCGGGCGCCGGACGGGCGAATCTCTCTCGAGCCGCGCCTTTCCTCCTGCTCTGTCCTGGGTTATCTTTCTCGTGAAGGGAACCGGCTCACAACGGGGTGGTGGTAGTACGGGCAATGGAACAGAGAGACAGACGCGGATGGATCCGGTGGGCTGTAAAAGGCGAGCGAGCGAGAGGAGATGCGGATGCGGatgacggaggaggaggcggggaagGTGGCAACGCGGTCGGTAGGAGGAGAAGGATGGTTCTGGACgagggcgggcgggcggcgccgcgaAGCAACAGCAACAGTCAAGGCTGGCTCCCGGTAGGCCGGGGGGGAGAGAAAGGAAAGCCGTAGTGACTGGAGGAGTGATTAACTGCCGCTCCGGGGGGTCCGTCCGTAACACCTCCTCCCCCACCAACCGAGTTTAGTGGCAGTAATAAAAGGAAGCAATAAAAACGGGAGTGATTCTCGCGATGCTAAAATTCCCCAACGTTCATCGCTGACGTAACCGCTCGTCTTGCAGACAAGGGAAGGGAGCCAACCGTTGCCAGCCACGCCCCTCTCTGCATCATGCACGTGGTATCTCGTAGTATATGTTCGGTCCATCAGCTAACCAGTGATGGGAGATCTGTATTCGGCTGACGCCGCCGAGACGTTCGGGCAGCTCCATCCATACCTGCCGCGTCAACGTGCCGCAAACAAACTTCGCCACACGCCAGTAACAAAGACAACAGGAGGATTGCGGAGTACTCCTGCTACGGCATATCAATTCATTTCTCTTCGGACACGAGTACCGCGAGGCATAACGCAACGTGTAAAGCTGTTTTCTAGCAGCGGGTCGCAACACAAATACTTTCTCGATTTTCCTGGGCTTCCTCGCTGGCGCTCTGGCCGTGCACTGGACTTCTGGTGCCTGCACCTGTACCATGCACGGGCCCAGCTCATCCCCATCACTCCATCAAGGCCACAACACCTTTCCATCATAGGGTCCCGCGTTCCTTGCGCAGTGCTTGGACATTGTTAATCCCTTCCATAATCTTTGTTTTGTGTAGTCTAGACTCTAGATCCTCTCCCTTTTCACGTGTCTGTGCTCAACCGCGACACCAGCGGTGCAAAACTGTCATGCGAGGACTAAACTAGTAGGGCATTATTACGAGGAAGGCAGATTGTTGTCTGGTGGAGTCTCCTTGGTCCAAGTTATCTGTCCACATGTGCTCCCGAATAATTCGATCACCTAGTACAGTGGAGTATGGTTTTTGCGTCTGCGTCGGCAGCTGCAGCCAAATCATAGTACCAAATTGCTCCCACGTGATGACGGCAGTTAAACCTTAGCTTATGTTCGGATACAGCACCACattttactctcttttttttagcgaagcACCACCTTTTACTTGCTTGTACATGACAGAATCGGAAAGAATTTCCTAGACCCACTAAATGAGCTCTAAAGGCCTTCTTTTATCGTCATTGATTGATGCGCTAATTCGCGGAACATCAAGCGCGCCATGATTTTTGCTTAACTTCAAAAAAGGTATGTACTGGTGAAGGAGGGCCAGAATTTGTCGTTGAGAGATTGAGAATATACTTGCTCTGCCTATTTGGCTCACACGTGAGCACAGATCGTCTCTCTCCTGTGTTTCTTTTGCGGTTTTGCTAAGTCTGACTCGACTGAGAAATCGATGAGCCCGTAATACAGAAGCAAACGATCGATCCTTCCGGTCCATCTTTCCGTCGGCTTCACTACGATAGGTGGGTCACGGCCTTGTGGGTTTATTTACGGCTAGGATAAAGGTTTTTGGGCTGGTGTGACTATggattttttatttgtgtttAGACCTTTCGAATTGATGTTCTATTaacgaaaaataaaatatcatgATTATAACTGTAATTTTCTCGGGCAATGTATTAGTGTTCGTATCACTTACATTTCCTTTAATACTCAGCGTCCACCCTATGGGCAATTCACATATCAACAATGTGaaatcttttttattttaaaaacttttttttaaaaaaatccctCCTATTTTCacatgcaatttttagaatcacaCATAAACTTTCAACTGCAATTTTCTAGAATGGCGCATAAACTGTCACCTAcaattttttagaatcgcgcataaactttcacctccaatttttagaatcgcgcataaaatttcacttCAGTTTGTAGACGCGCGCATAaattttcacctgcaatttttagaattgcacataaaatttcacctacaatttttaaaatttgattgttattatttttgttgcttttttcttttctccgtGGCATTGGTTGTGTTGTGCAAGTGTGCTTTCGTCAGGATCAGtaattttcaaatttcaattttttgacTTCGTTTTAAATTTGTAGTAATACACATGAGAAGTATATAAGTGGGGAATGGATTTATGTTGTACGGTGGTATTAAGGCAAGACAAAACGCAGGATGATGTATCACCGCTCACCAAACTCTCGAAAGCAAACACGAATTGGAAACAGGAAAGAAAGCGAAGACGACCGTCGATCCCTTTGTCTTCAAGCTGGGACGGGCTGATGCGAGGCATTAGCTGTCACGATAAGGCCTTCAATCAGCAGCGTGCCGGCTGGATGGCCATTGTTACGTGCCAGGTCGCCGAACGGATTACGACCACACGGTCGGTCGGTCTCAGGGTGGCAACGCTCTGGTGGTCGATCGCCCGGCGGCTCACACCTCTAGGACCCGATCGAGCAAACATCACGACGGGAACAGAACGCCTTTGCTTAAAGCTACAGGCTACAGCTACTCCTTGTCGGCCGTGGCATATAAATGGAAGGAAAACCCTCCGTAGTAGCCATCGTGGGGCTTGTGGGAGTGAGGGGGTCGATCGGCGACGCATCTGCGGCCCGACACGAACATGCGGACTACTACGCGCAGACGGTGCACGCAACCTGAAGGAAGGTGGCGTAGATTAGCCCCATCACGGTATCACACCGTGCCCTGCCCTGCCGGGGCCAGCACCCAAACGGTAAAACTCGCAGCGGCTTTGGCGTTTCGCGGTATGTGTGTTTACGTGACGACGAGCTCCGCGTCCCGGTATGATGGGTCTCCTGCCGCTCCAGGGTATGGAGGTATGGCCCCTTGTTTTTCTTCGCGGCCGCGCGGA includes:
- the LOC100831738 gene encoding galactan beta-1,4-galactosyltransferase GALS1 isoform X3, whose translation is MKQNARKDPGGGGGGAFVIACVDIKLFVVSLAFLTLLLGLWQLQPYGSFMAAARSSANAPPCFLLSTTVAAVNNEVASSDSIPIKGTAATSDVPANIATVPARPARPARVENQNKRVLRPAPAVDPNKRALRPYGSAAALFVQFGAYRGGPRTFAIVGLASKPTHVFGTPYFKCEWLPNPSAADPAPRPVRTKAYKMLPDWGYGRVYTTVVVNCTFPSNPNVDNAGGKLLVHAYYSIHSRRYERFVALEEAPGSYDESRFSPPFQYDYLYCGSSLYGNLSASRMREWMAYHAHFFGPRSHFVFHDASGFSPEVKAVLDPWVRAGRLTVQDVRAEAEYDSYYYNQFLVVNDCLHRYRHAANWTFFFDVDEYMYLPNGRTLDQVLGNLSGYTQLTIKQNPMSSKLCLKNPSKDSSRSLQLPTDHNFYAYQATIDHNWYMRI
- the LOC100831738 gene encoding galactan beta-1,4-galactosyltransferase GALS1 isoform X2 gives rise to the protein MKQNARKDPGGGGGGAFVIACVDIKLFVVSLAFLTLLLGLWQLQPYGSFMAAARSSANAPPCFLLSTTVAAVNNEVASSDSIPIKGTAATSDVPANIATVPARPARPARVENQNKRVLRPAPAVDPNKRALRPYGSAAALFVQFGAYRGGPRTFAIVGLASKPTHVFGTPYFKCEWLPNPSAADPAPRPVRTKAYKMLPDWGYGRVYTTVVVNCTFPSNPNVDNAGGKLLVHAYYSIHSRRYERFVALEEAPGSYDESRFSPPFQYDYLYCGSSLYGNLSASRMREWMAYHAHFFGPRSHFVFHDASGFSPEVKAVLDPWVRAGRLTVQDVRAEAEYDSYYYNQFLVVNDCLHRYRHAANWTFFFDVDEYMYLPNGRTLDQVLGNLSGYTQLTIKQNPMSSKLCLKNPSKDSSRSLQLPTDHNFYAYQATIDHNWYSLQPVLLVTVLSRQACI
- the LOC100831738 gene encoding galactan beta-1,4-galactosyltransferase GALS1 isoform X1: MKQNARKDPGGGGGGAFVIACVDIKLFVVSLAFLTLLLGLWQLQPYGSFMAAARSSANAPPCFLLSTTVAAVNNEVASSDSIPIKGTAATSDVPANIATVPARPARPARVENQNKRVLRPAPAVDPNKRALRPYGSAAALFVQFGAYRGGPRTFAIVGLASKPTHVFGTPYFKCEWLPNPSAADPAPRPVRTKAYKMLPDWGYGRVYTTVVVNCTFPSNPNVDNAGGKLLVHAYYSIHSRRYERFVALEEAPGSYDESRFSPPFQYDYLYCGSSLYGNLSASRMREWMAYHAHFFGPRSHFVFHDASGFSPEVKAVLDPWVRAGRLTVQDVRAEAEYDSYYYNQFLVVNDCLHRYRHAANWTFFFDVDEYMYLPNGRTLDQVLGNLSGYTQLTIKQNPMSSKLCLKNPSKDSSREWGFEKFVFFNAVVKPRRDRKYAVQARNTYSAGVHLSQNLYGRSTHDTENVIRYYHFHNSINVLGEPCKKFVAKPANGSQIMFEGAPFVYDYNLKRLAGEIKRFEKETIGSSHT